Genomic DNA from Desulfonema ishimotonii:
TTCGTCACTCCTCCTGACGGAACCCTACCACTTCCACTGCACCGGGTTGTCGTCAATATGTTCGGTCACGGTGCGCCCGATGGCGTCTATTTCCGCCATCTCATCGTCAGAGAGCTTCACGCTGCCTGCTTTGGCATTCTGGAGGGCCTGATCGGCATTGCGTGCCCCGGCAATAGCGCAGGTTCCGGTGTGGGAGATCACCCACGCCAGCGCCAACTGGCCCAGGGTTATATCGTTGCGCTCGGCAATGGGTCGCAACCGGGCCAGTGCGTCCTGCACCCGTTCATAATTCTCCGGCTCAAACAGGCGGTTTTTGGCCCGGTGATCGCCCTTTCTGAACGTGTGATCCGGGCCGAATTTGCCGGTGAGAAACCCCTGCGCCATGGGGGAATAGGCCATAACAGTGATATCGTTTTCCGCGCACCAGGGCATGGTGTCGGTCTCGACCTGACGCCAGAACAGGGAGTACGGCGGCTGAAGGCTCTCGACCTGTCCGTATCGGGCCGCCTCTTCAATCTGCTGTGCGGAGAAGTTGGACACGCCGATGGCGCGGATTTTTCCCTGCTTTTTCAGCTCCGTCAGCGCCTTCATGGTCTCCTCGATGGGAATTTTTTTGCTGCCGAACGACCCGGCAGGCCAGTGGATCTGGTACAGGTCGATGTAGTCCGTGTCCAGATCTCTCAGGGATTTGTGACAGGCCGCAAAGACCTTGTCATATGCCAGGGCGTGGGCAAAGACCTTGGTGGCGATGACCACCTGGGGACGGACCTCTTTCAGGGCCTTGCCCAGAATCTGCTCCGAGTGGCCGTCACCGTAAACCGTGGCTGTATCAAAGGTCGTGATGCCCGCATCAAAGGCCGCCTGCATGGCCCTGGTGGTCTGGGCGTCCTCAACATCGGCCCACATGGCCTTGCCTGCCTGCCAGGTGCCCATGATCACCGCGCTGAGTTCTATATCCGTTTTTCCGAGTGTCCTGAATTCCATTACTGCCTCCTGATTCTGAATAACCGATGTTACGCATTCCCCTGTCATTCCTGCGAAAGATCGTCACCCCGGACACCGATCCGGGGCAGGAATCCGTAATTATACCCGCTTTCGCGGGAGTGACAGAAAAAACGCATGAGTTGCTGATTTTACGCCATGCTGCGTAACATCAGTGAATAAAATTAAGCGGATCAGCCGCTGACACGTCATTCGTGGAAGGTATGTTAATCATAAAAAAACAAAAATCCACCCCGCATCCGCTGCCGAACCCATATCGGCCAATCGGCTGTGTCCGGCATCTCTTTCCAATATGCCTCATGAGCGTGTCCGGTGTTGACATTTCAGGGGGGGTGATTTTATTTCTGAATACAGAAAAGCAGGGCCGGTGTGCGAATTTAAAGCGTTGAATGTCATGTCCGGGGGTGACATCGGATGGTATCCGATTTTCTCATTCTCTGATTGGGATAGACAATCTCACCACAGGCGGCGGCCGAAAATCAAAAACTGCGGAAAAACGGATTTAATCGGCATTCAGCACAAATAAATAAGCAAAAAACCGCACTCTTTGCAAAGGGTCGGAGTTGATAATAGCAGTTTAATTCAATATAAATCAGAGATGTCCGGTTTGCCTTTTGCGTGTGATAAATTCGGCTTCATCTGTATACCTTCTGATGTGAGCAGAGACCAATCTTAGTAGTTTTTAACAGATTATTCTTTTAATATCGTAAGATTCCCAAATTTTTCCAGCTGCTTTTTTGCCGGATTTTATATCACGGACCTGTTGTAATCTGCTGATTGGGTAGAAAACATCTATATGCAGGAACCTAACCGGGCATTACTGAATATAAATGGTAAATTTCAAATATTTGCCTGTTTTTTACAGGTTCACCGAAGATGGTATTTAAAACGAATGGTCAATAATGACCAAAGCCCTTCCCGGGGCTGCCCTCCTATAATTTTCTGAAAATCAGAGGAAAAAAATGACTGAAAAAAAAAGAGCGATTGCGTTATCCGGCGGCGGGCCAGTCGCAGGAATTGAAATCGGAGCGTTGAAGGCATTCAAAGAAAAACAGATCGACTTTGATATCTACTCGTGCGCCTGTGTCGGCAGTTGGATCGGATGCCTCTATAACAGTCTGCTGCCGGGCACTGACAGGGTGAAACAGGTTGAGGATTTTTTCAGAAATCAGATTTTTATCCCCGACGATATTTATGAAAGCTTTCCGATTGATTATAAAGTATTTCGGATGGACTACTTGGATGACTTTCAGAAACTGATGAAAAAAATCTGTGATCCCGAAACCTATCAGCACCTGTTCCTTCCAGAAAGAATATGGGAATACACATCAGATTTCATAACAAATCCCCCCGGAACACGGACGAGTTTTTTTACTGCATCACAGAGGGGATGGCGCTCAATCCTTTTGTAAGGTTCTATAACGAACTCCAGTATAAAATAGAGAAGAGCGGCATCGCCGGCCTGATCAGCAGTGAAAATTTTGTGGATAAATTTATCAATTTTGACCAATTGTCCGAATCCGATAAAATTGTTTATCTGAATGCGTATAATCTTTCCAGAAAACAGCTGGAAATCTTTATCAACCGGAAAGGCCACGCCTACAACGACATTGACGCAGATGCACTGATGGCCGGTTCAAGCGTCCTGCATTATACTGAAAACAAGACCATTGACGGTAAAAAATACAAATACTGTGAAGGGGCGGTGATTGACACGGTGAACTTGGATCATCTGCTGACCGATCACCCGGACCTTGATGAGATATGGATAATCAAAATCGCCGATTATAAAGAGGTGACGCCGCCGAAAAACCTTATCGAGGCGTCACTGGTAGGCGTCATGCTTCCGTTTGACACCATATCCGATGATGACATCGAAATTTTTTCCTATAAATTGAGGGATTTTAATCAGAAAACCGGAAAAAATATCAAACTGATTAATGTCCTCATGCGGTATGGAAAGGTCAACTACCACTGGAACCATTCCAATCTGGATCAGGGGATAAAGGTCGGCTACGAAGGAACACTGAAAGCCATCAGGGAATTGGAACAGAGCCAGTATGCGGATGGCAAATTTTCACATGCAGCCATCGTAAGCTAAGAAGCTGTTTTAAAAATATCGGCGGATCGGAAACGGCGTGCGAAAATTAAGGCCGAAGGCCGGTTTTTTGCAAATTCTGCAAAAGACCGCCCCCTTCGGGGGCTTAACTTTTGCACTCTGAAAAGCCGGGTTCCTGATTTTAAAACAGCTTCTAAGGTCAGATCGCTGTCATTTTATCCGGGGTTGGAAGCATTCTATTTCAATCCCCGCTTTCGCGGGAATAACGATTTTTCAAACTTTTGGTGAGTTATCAAATCTGAAACACAGGATTTCTGAACCGGGGAGATGTCATGAAAATAAGGACTGCTGTCGCCACATGCATTGTCTCAGTACTATGCTGTTACACTCTCAGCGCTTTCGGAGAAGCATCTGCTTACGACGCGAAAATTCCCGATAATTTTATATTGAAGGTGGGGTATTTTGATTTTCCCGGCCTGACCTGGCTGGACACAGATGGAAAATCAAAGGGGCTGGTCAATGAAATTACGATAAAAACGCTTGAAAATGCAGACATCCCATACGAAATCGGAATTTATCCCGCAGGCCGCTTATTTGAAGGCTTATCAAAAGGCAGTATCCATTTTTTTAACGGCCTGAAGACCATTCCCGCCGTTGCCGAATCTACCATTTCAAGCCCGATCCAACTGTTTCCCCTGGAAATGCGGGCATACTGGCGGGGAAATAAACCGGCGATTCAGTTCAAAGAGGATTTCATCGGCCATTCTGTGGTTCTGCTCAAAGGTTTTTCATACAAGGACTGGGGCGCATGGATCAGGGACAGAAAAAATGGTATTGATTTTTATGAACCCTACACCCACAAATCCGCCTTTACTATGCTCCGAAAAGGGCGTGCCGAATATCTGCTGAGCTATAAATATATCGACGACGATATACTGAAACAGATTCAGATTCCGGATCTGGTGGTTAAGCCCCTGTTTCGCTGGCATTGCTACTTCAACATCTGCAAAGACCTGCCCTGGGCCGGGACGCTGTTAAAAAAATGGAAGCCAGCTATCTCCAGCTTATCAAAAAGGGCAAGCTGCGGAAATACGAATAACAGCCAGCTTTTTTCGACGAAAATGCAGCCTTACCCCGCCGTTAAATAGCACAGATCGTTCTGATGCTTTCGTAAAAAATCCGGTTTATTCATTTATCGCTATTCCTGAAAATGTTTAAATTATATTATTCCAAAATTTTATGGATTCCCGCCTTCGCGGAAATGACGGTTGGGACAGAAAAGCAGGTTTTCAAAACAGTACTCTGTTCCATCTGATATTATCTCTTCCGGGGCTCAGATTTTAAGCCGTGTTATACCGATAAACATCTGATAACATCAGGTGACACTTCATTACGCTTATGAAAAAATATAAAATCGGCATCGACCTGGGCGGCACCAAAATTGAATCCATTCTTTTGGACCCGGCGGGCAAAGAGGTACTGACGCGGAAGAGAGTGGCCACGCCCGGAAACGTTGCGGACAGATACCATGCCATATGCTCGGCCGTGTGCGGGCTGGTCCGCGACACCATGAAGGCAATCCCGGATGCACAGGACTGCACGGTCGGCATTGGCATTCCGGGAACCCTCAGCCGGAGAACGCAACTCGTTCAGAACGCCAACACCACCTGTCTGATCGGCAAGCCCTTCAGACGCCATCTGGCGGAAGACCTGAAACGGCCCGTGGGCATGGAAAACGACGCCAACTGCTTTACGCAGGCGGAAAGCCTCAGCGGTGCGGCGCAGGGATACCGGATCGTTTTCGGGGTGATCATGGGCACAGGATGCGGGGGCGGTCTCTGCATTGACGGCAGAATCCATCACGGCAGACACGATATCGCCGGTGAATGGGGCCACTTTTCCGTGGACCCGGACGGTGCGCCGTGTTATTGCGGACACAGAGGGTGTGTGGAAACCAAAATCAGCGGAAGCGGCGTGGAAAATGCCTTTCACAGGCGTTTCGGCAAACGCCTTTCCATGCAGGAGATCGTCAGCGGCCACCGCCGGGGAGACAGAGAATGCGTGGAAATCTTTGAGCAGTTTCTGGAGGATTTCGGGCGATGCCTGGGCGGGCTGATCTCAATACTCGACCCGGACGCCGTGGTCCTGGGCGGCGGCCTTTCCGCCATAGAGGAACTCTACGGACCGGGTCTGGCGCGGGTGCGGCACTGCGCATTTCATCAGCACATTGAGACGCCCATCCTGAGAAACCGGCTCGGCGATTCCGCCGGGGTGTACGGCGCGGCATGGATTGGCCTCTGATAATATTTACCCCCGGATTCGGGGAAATGCCCCCGGAAAAGGAGTCCCGCCATGACCCACGGGAAGAATCCGTTCTCCCGCATCCGTATGCGTTCCATGAGCATGGCCCTGACATTGCTTCTGCTCTTTCATCCCGCCCTTCTTTTCCCACAGAAATCTCCCCGGCACCGGTTCTCACACACGGAAAATACCTACACCTTCAGCGGCACATTCCGCATCCGGGCCGACCCGGCATGTCTGCTCACCATCCTCTATGAGTTCGATCACTTCAGACAGTTCATGTCCCATGTGAAAGATATCCGATGTACGCGCAAGGGCACGGGATGGTATGAGGTCCGATACCGGTACAGCAGAATTTTTTACAGCGCGGAAACGACCTTCAGACGCACCCTCGACCTGAAAAAGTGGAAAGTGGACTACGAAATGATTAGCATCAGACAGAGCGGGCTGATCACGCCCGATATCATCTCCATTACCGGCTATTACAGTCTGACACCCGAGGCGGACGGCTTCCGGGTAACGTTTTTCCAGCAGGGAAAGCTGGCATCCCGGATGCTGAGCGGGGTGTTCTTCTATCATGCGGAAAAAGAGGCGATCGGATTTCTGAAAAAAATGAGACAATATGCCCGGACCCACTGTCACTGATGCTGTCCGCAGGGGGCTTCCGGCCCATGTCCGCTCAGGGGCGGCTGTCACGGATTCCGGGCGTTTCCCACCGGATCAACTGAGGCGACCTATGAACAAAAATGCCAAAGCGGTCATCCGCTACCATGAAGAGACAAAGCATCATTACCACCGGTATGCCCGGTCTTCCGGGTATATGGACTGGCGCAACCAGCCGGACCCGTTTCGCTTTTACGAGGGAACCGGGACTGTTGATCTGCCGCTGACAGGTCAGGAGCCGGAGGCCGGTTATCCCGGTCTGTACCGCAGGGAAAATAACCGGACCCAACCCGTCACCCTGAAGCATGTGGCCAAATTTCTGGAGCTGTCAATGGGCCTCTCCGCCTGGAAGGTTTCCGGCAGCAGCAGATGGTCCCTGCGCATGAACCCCTCCAGCGGCAACCTTCACCCCACCGAGTGTCACCTGGTCATCCCGTCCGCCAGCGACATCGCGCCGGGCGTGTATCATTACAACCCCCTGAAGCACATTCTGGAACGCCGGGCAGACCTGCCTGAAGCGCTGTGTGAAAAAATTCAGAGTCATTTTCACGGCCCCTGTTTTCTGGCGGGACTGAGCAGCATTTTCTGGCGGGAATCCTGGAAATACGGCGAACGTGCGTTCCGCTACTGCAACCACGACGTGGGCCACGCCCTGGCCGCCCTCTCCTTTTCCGCCAACCTGCAGGGGTGGAAGCTCACCGCGCTGACCGGCCTGTCAGATGACGATATCGGAACCGTGCTGGGGTTTGACCGGACCCCGTGGCGTCCGACCGAGGCCGAACACCCGGATCTGCTCTGCGTGGCTCATCCGCCGGACACGGATGTTCCCCGGACCCTGCCGACGGAGATGCTCTCGGCGTTTTCAGCCCTCCCCTTTGAGGGCACGCCCAATATGCTGAGCAAAGAGCCGGTGAACTGGGAGATCATCTATGAAACCGCCGCACGGACCCGCAAGCCCCGCACCGTTGAAACGCCCCGGAATTACGGTCAGCGGCCACTTTCGGAAACACCGGGTTCTTCCCTGACTGCGGCGGCAATCATCCGGCAGCGCCGGAGTGCGGCCGTCTACAGCGGCAGGGGCGGGATCAGCAAAGCCCGGTTCTGCGCCATGCTGGAAAAAACCCTCCCCCGGAGCGGCGTCGCCCCCTTTGATCTGGAACTGGGCGAGCCGCACGTCAATCTCCTGCTCTTTGTTCACCGGGTCGATGGGCTGGAGCGGGGCATCTATTTCCTGATCCGCACGCCGGATACGGCAGAAACGCTCAGGCCGGTGATGGCGCCCGATCTGGAATGGAAGTCAGTCCGGAAAGATTTTCCGCTTTGGCGGCTGCGTCAGGACGACTTCCGTCAGGACGCCATTTCTGTGAGCTGTGATCAGGGGATCGCCGGATACAGTGCCTTTTCACTGGGGATGATCGCCAGGTTCAGAGAGGTGGTGACCGCGTCGCCCTGGGCCTATCGCCACCTGTTCTGGGAGACCGGGATGATCGGACAGGTGTTATATCTTGAGGCAGAGGCCCACGGCGTTCGGGGAACGGGAATCGGGTGCTTTTTCGATGACCCGGTCCACGAGCTGCTGGGACTGCGGGACAATACGTGGCAGAGCCTGTATCACTTCACCGTCGGCGATCCGGTTGAGGACACGCGCATTTCCACTTTGCCACCCTACGGCCATTTGCAACGCGGATGAAGCGGCCATTGGCTGTGAAAAATAAATCCTCCCTGAAAGAGTTGATTCCGTGCATCTGTTGTTAAATGACACGGATCGTTTTGATTGACGAAAAATTTTCCCCCTTTTTTTTTTATCCTCACAGCACAACCTGTCTGAGAAGCTGTTTTTTAAATACCGGCAACTCGGAAACGGAGTGCGAAAATTGAGGCCGAAGGCCGATTTTTCGCAAATTTTGCAAAAGACCGCCCCCTTCAGGGACTTAACTTTTGCACTCCGAAGGGATTTTTAAAACAGATTCTGAAATGAATCAGAAACAGATCCATTATAAGATTATTTACAGGAAGAACAGATTTTAGTATAGCGTTTCATAGAATTCTTCTTCCTGTAAATAACCCCTGTGGGATGCCTTGAATCCGACCTTCTGAAAATGTGACGTCAGACAGTTATGTATTTTTGCATATTTTTTATCTTTCTCACGGAGAAAATTTTCCTTTGATCGTTTCGGAAAGGGTCGGCACAGGGGCCTGTCCCTGTGGGTAGTGTTAAATAATTTTTGCAGAGACATTTAAATTGTTAGAAACAGGCCATTACAGAAGTATTTACAGGAGGGAAATTACCACTGCTACAGAACTACTGATATTGACAATCAGATACAAATCGGAGGGAATATGGAAACGGAAATCGGTGATTTTGTTGTGAGACGAAAGATGAAAATCCTTTTAACGCTTCTGGCGATTTGCATGTTGATGACATTTCCGGCCAGCGGGGATGCCGACGGGAGTTCAGATTTACAGATCAGTTCAGATGATAACGCAGGCTGGTCATCGACTGAAACGGTGTTCGCCGACTACGGCTCAGGATTCGATCCCGATCAGTTTGATTTGGATAATGTTGATGTATCTTACGATGGCAAATTATTTTTAAACGCCTTCAGTTATTGTCCTGATCCCAACGAGCTCATAGTTCCGGTCGAGGCGGAGGTCTGTTGCACATTTTTGTATGAAGGGTCAGGCCCTGCATCAGATTTTGGCTGGATGCTTTATAACCAAGTCACAGACAGTTCCGGTAATTTCAAAGGCTGGGACTATGTCCGGGATAACGGGTTGGCCCAGCCTGTGTTCAACCAGATAAAAGATGACAACGAAACCGGGGGGTGCTGCGCCGGAGGGAATGGCGTATTCGACGAAAATTACGGAAACGAAAATTTTCCAACAGCAAATGAGGAAGCACTGGCCGGTTACGATGACGGGTCCGGCGTTCTTTTTGAGGCTGACGGGGACGGACAGGTAACGCCGAAGGATATGAAAAAATCATTGGGCTCTTTTGCAGGGGGAGTTGAACTCGTATTTTTCTTATCCGTAAATCAGCGATATACAAGCGCTGATGCAGACGATGTTTTTTTCACCAAAACCGCATGGAACCCCGACGCATATATTTCTTCCTGCGTCCCCGGACCCGGCGATGAGCATTGGATAGATGAAACAAACCGTGTTTTTTACAAAGAGTATAAAACGGGGGAAATGCTTACCGGTGAAACCTCAAGCTGCCGTATGGAATCTGCGTGGCTGACCGAACCTGCTTTTTTAAGATTGGTTAACCATTTTGAAATACTACCTTCTGGATTGCACTCCGTGAAAATTCAAAAAAATGTCACCGGCGAGTTTCCCCATGTCATTATGGTTTCTTCGGACAGAAATCAGGGACAGTGGTTAATGGGGTGGGAAGATCTGAGTGGTGGAGGCGATGCCGATTATAACGATCTGCTTTTTTTAATCACGATGAAGATGAGTGGTGAAGTATCTCTCAAAACCAAACACGCAATCTCTCCCTATAACCCGGACCTTTTCTATAAGTCCGCGACGATCGAGGTCTTTGATAACATACCCGGTAGTGAGTCCGGTTGCGGATCATCGGGGGAAATTACGTATTTTATTTCTCCCGACGGTGGCAATAAGTGGATAGAAATCACGGAATGGGATGTCGTCATGCGTTCCGATGAAAACGGAAACACCTATGAAACCGTGGCAGACTGGACACCGGGAACACCGGAATACACATACCGATCGGCCAGTGTTGATTTCCAAGCCCTGGGGATTTCCGGCGATAAACTGATCTGGAAAGCCGAAATGAAGAGCGAGGGCGGGTGTGCGCCCGGCATCATCAACGTAAAGCTCAATAGCAGTTTTTTCCAATCCGCTATTTTATCGCATACGTCAGCCGCAGTACAGGCCAACGTCGTTTACACAGGAAAATACGCAACGCCGGGGGGAGACTGGCCTGCCGATGAGCAGTGGCTCAGAGGACATCTGACGGCAACCCGGATATATGATCCCGCAATACCGGTCAACGGGGACGACACCGCCACATCGACCCACAGCCTCTGGGATGCGGGCCAGCGACTGGCCTCCGTAAATCCGTCCGCTCGGAAGATTTATTCACCGGAGATCGGAGGGGCCGGTATCGTGGATGCCGATGATCCCGAAATCATCGCAGGTCTTGTCGGAAACGGAGTGCAGGATGAATTTACCGGCAAGCTGAATCTGCCTGAAGGCGCGACACTGTGGCCGGGATCTCTTTTCATCGCTGACGAAGAGGGCCGGGAGGTTTTTAATGATGTCCATGTGAAAGAAATGATGGCTCAGTCCGGCAGATCGGAGACCGGTGGCCGGATCAACCGTTCAACCGGTGAGTTCAGTATCACCTATTCCCCGTCCAGAGTGCCCCGGCCCGGAAAGAGAATTCTGGCATGGTACAGATATTACAATGCATTCGGAGATCTGCGGGAAGTCAGTTCCCGGACGATCACGTATGAGGATCTCTGCCTGACCGGGGACGACAGCTGCGACTTTGATGAAGACGGGGCGGTGGATGAAAACGATGCAGACTGGCTGACAAACTGGGTTCGGGGATACAAGGACGGCAAGCATACGGCAAAAACCTGGCTTCTGGGGGCCATAGATCATTCGACCCCCGCGTTCTGCGCACCGCCCGGTTTGCCGGAATGGTATGACACATTGGCCTGCGAAGAAAAAGAATCCTATCTCCGGTTCAGGGAAGAGCAAAAGGAGCGGCGAAGCGTGCTTTACGCAGGGGCAAAAGACGGAATGCTCCACGCTTTTGACGCAGGGGCGTTCCGTTGGGGGGACAATCCAAAAACCCCGACCGTCACGGAACGCCACGGATACTTCAAATGGAAGGGTTCGACTTCGGGCACAGCCGATTACGGTGACGGTGACGAACTCTGGGCATTCATCCCTGCCGACCTGCTATCCCGCCTGAAACATAACGTTGCGGCCGATGACGCCTCTGTCGGGGTCGATGGTTCGCCGGTCATCGCCGATGTTTTCGTAAACGACGCATGGCGGACGGTGCTGATTTGCGGAGAGGGCACGGGCGGCGAATCGGTATTCTGCCTGGATGTGACCGAACCTGAGACGCCCCGGTTCATGTGGGAATTTATCGACGCGGATATGTTCGGAACCCGCTCTGCCCCGGTTATCGCACGGGTATTGACCGATAATGGCTCGAAATGGGCCGCATTTTTTGTCTCGGACACTGTGGCGACGGACTGTGATTCCGACGAAGAGAGCGACTACTGCTATCCCTCTGTGTTTGTGGTTGATGTGGCTGACGGCAGCCTGATTCAGCGTATTTTTCTGGATTCGGAAGCAGACGGAAAGAACGGCATTCCCGCCGGGCCTCCGGCAGTTTTAGATATGGACGGAAACGGATTTGCCGACCGGTTCTATCTTGGCACGGACAAGGGGTTTATGTACAAAGTCAACATGCCGGATGACGGCGCTTCCTTTAACGAAGCCGATGACTGTATTATTGCAGCATCAAACGGAAACACCGTCACTACGCCGAACCAGCCGATTTATGCAGCCCCCGCCGTTGTGAAAAAAGATGGTCAGGCAACCCTGTTTTTCGGGACCGGTGACAGCCCGTTTAAATCGGATTCGGTTTCGGGGGCACAATATCATTTCTTTGCCTATACGGATCAGAGCGACAAGATGGCCTGCGGGACGGTTGACTTGGACTGGTTCATAACGCTTCCTTCGGGATACAAGGTTTTTGCACCGGCAGCGGCTGATGATGCGAATGTTTATCTGACCACATCCACCGCAGACACAGAAAGTCTCTATGATTTTAGTGGAACTACGTATTCGGATAGAAGTGCTTCGTCCGGGCAGAAAAGAGACACCGACAGCATGACCGTCAGTGTCGTTACATATAGTGTCGTTACATATCCAGATTCTGGAAATAATACAAAGATTATAAGTCGCTATGACATTACCCTGGCAAGCAGCCCTGGTGGCATAGGCAATCTTTATGCGCTGTCTCAGAAAAACGAGGAATATGTTAACGGTACAGCCGTTGTCATCGGCGACACCGTTTCTCTCCCCGTGATAGCTGACCGGCATGTGTACGTAAATACCATTTTCAATGGCCTGAAATCCTTTGGAAGCGGCAGCTACAACAACATCACCGGAGAGGGGACTCTCAAAAATGCGATTCGGATTCTGAAAATGCTGGCCGGGGACAGTTCGGAAATTGTCACCACGGACATGGATATGAGCGGAGACGGAAAGGTCGGTATTGAGGATGTCGTATATATTCTGAGGACAATATCCGAAACTCAGGCTCCTTCTCAGTCCGGGGGGGCTCAGGAAGGGGCCGGGGCCAATAAAGATTATTATGGGGATGATGCGTCTGGCACAGATTTGTTCGGCGAAACAAATGGCTTTTAGGATCGGAAAAGGAGTGTGAAAATTAAGGTTGAAGGCCGATTTTTCGCGAATTTTGCAAAAGATCGCCCCTTTGGGGGCTTAACTTTTGCACTCCGCCGGGTTCCTGATTGAAAAAACATCCGGGGCAGAAAGTTGCCCCGGATGTTTTTTCCCTGTTTTCACTTTTGATCTGTGCTGTGGTGACCGGACAGTCTCGGAATCCGACCGCCGGGGAATGAATCCCCCGGCTGAAAGCGGAACCGGGCTGAAGCCCGCTGCCGGTGATGCAACCCGGCGTTCTTCGGGGCCGTTTGTTTCAGACACCTTCCGAAGCCAAGGCAGAATATTAAAAAAATAGCTTCTTATTCCATCGGCGTGGGGAGATGTTTTCCGCACACCGGCGGACAAAATTCCGTTTGGGACTTACCCCTGAATACGCTCAACAACCATATCTCCGAATGCGCTTGTTGAAAGCACCTTCTTTTTGTCATATCCTTCGCTTACGAGATCCTGCGTGATAAATCCCTGCCCGAAGACGTGGAAAATCGCATCCCAGATATTCCGGGCCTCTTCCTGCAAGTTCAGGCATTTGTCGAACATAAGCGCGATGCTGCCGATCATGGAGTAGGGGTTGGCGATGTTCATGCCTGCGATGTCCGGGGCGGAGCCGTGGGCCGGTTCCACATAGCTTTTTTCCGGGCCGATGCAGGCCGACGGCATCAGGCCCAGTGAGCCGATCAGCCCGCCGGCCTGGTCTGTCAGAATGTCGCCCTGCATATTTTCAAGCAGCATCACCCCGTTAAACTGGCAGGGGTTTTTGACGAGCTGGAAGGCCGCGTTGTCCACCAGAATGGAATTGCAGGTCACATCCGGGAACTGCTTTGCCACATCTTCGACAATGTCATTCCAGAAGCGGGAGGTGGCCAGGACATTGGCCTTGTGGACATTGGTCAGCACTTCCTTCCGCCTCCGGGCCTCCTCAAAGGCAATCATGGCAACCCGCCGGATCTGGGCTTCCGTATAGGTACATTCATCTTCCGCGTATTTCATTCCGGTGGAAGCGCCTTCCGTTTTTTTCCCGAAGTAGATGCCGCCGACCAGCTCCCGGATCATCAGAATATCAAGGCCATCGCCGATCAGCTCTTCCCGGAGCGGAGAGAAGGCGGCCAGCGCTTTGGGCAGGCGTACCGGTCTGAAATTGGCAAAGGTGTCATACCGCTTGCGCAGCGGCAGAATCGCGCCGATTTCAGGGCGGTGTTCCTGGGGGATGAGATTCATCTTGTCCACAGCCAGCCCCACAGGGCCTTTGATGATCACATCGGCGTCATCACAGATGTGCCGGGTTTTTTCGGGAAACGGCGATCCCTCGGAAAAATACGCCCCGGCGCCGAAGGGGGCAAAGTTCAGCGTAAATTTATGATTATATTTTATTTCGACAGCTTTTAAAACTTTTACAGCTTCACGGACGATCTCGGGTCCGATCCCATCACCTTCCAGAATTGCGATAATT
This window encodes:
- a CDS encoding aldo/keto reductase: MEFRTLGKTDIELSAVIMGTWQAGKAMWADVEDAQTTRAMQAAFDAGITTFDTATVYGDGHSEQILGKALKEVRPQVVIATKVFAHALAYDKVFAACHKSLRDLDTDYIDLYQIHWPAGSFGSKKIPIEETMKALTELKKQGKIRAIGVSNFSAQQIEEAARYGQVESLQPPYSLFWRQVETDTMPWCAENDITVMAYSPMAQGFLTGKFGPDHTFRKGDHRAKNRLFEPENYERVQDALARLRPIAERNDITLGQLALAWVISHTGTCAIAGARNADQALQNAKAGSVKLSDDEMAEIDAIGRTVTEHIDDNPVQWKW
- a CDS encoding patatin-like phospholipase family protein — protein: MTEKKRAIALSGGGPVAGIEIGALKAFKEKQIDFDIYSCACVGSWIGCLYNSLLPGTDRVKQVEDFFRNQIFIPDDIYESFPIDYKVFRMDYLDDFQKLMKKICDPETYQHLFLPERIWEYTSDFITNPPGTRTSFFTASQRGWRSILL
- a CDS encoding ROK family protein is translated as MKKYKIGIDLGGTKIESILLDPAGKEVLTRKRVATPGNVADRYHAICSAVCGLVRDTMKAIPDAQDCTVGIGIPGTLSRRTQLVQNANTTCLIGKPFRRHLAEDLKRPVGMENDANCFTQAESLSGAAQGYRIVFGVIMGTGCGGGLCIDGRIHHGRHDIAGEWGHFSVDPDGAPCYCGHRGCVETKISGSGVENAFHRRFGKRLSMQEIVSGHRRGDRECVEIFEQFLEDFGRCLGGLISILDPDAVVLGGGLSAIEELYGPGLARVRHCAFHQHIETPILRNRLGDSAGVYGAAWIGL
- a CDS encoding SagB/ThcOx family dehydrogenase, which produces MPGPTVTDAVRRGLPAHVRSGAAVTDSGRFPPDQLRRPMNKNAKAVIRYHEETKHHYHRYARSSGYMDWRNQPDPFRFYEGTGTVDLPLTGQEPEAGYPGLYRRENNRTQPVTLKHVAKFLELSMGLSAWKVSGSSRWSLRMNPSSGNLHPTECHLVIPSASDIAPGVYHYNPLKHILERRADLPEALCEKIQSHFHGPCFLAGLSSIFWRESWKYGERAFRYCNHDVGHALAALSFSANLQGWKLTALTGLSDDDIGTVLGFDRTPWRPTEAEHPDLLCVAHPPDTDVPRTLPTEMLSAFSALPFEGTPNMLSKEPVNWEIIYETAARTRKPRTVETPRNYGQRPLSETPGSSLTAAAIIRQRRSAAVYSGRGGISKARFCAMLEKTLPRSGVAPFDLELGEPHVNLLLFVHRVDGLERGIYFLIRTPDTAETLRPVMAPDLEWKSVRKDFPLWRLRQDDFRQDAISVSCDQGIAGYSAFSLGMIARFREVVTASPWAYRHLFWETGMIGQVLYLEAEAHGVRGTGIGCFFDDPVHELLGLRDNTWQSLYHFTVGDPVEDTRISTLPPYGHLQRG